From the Geotrypetes seraphini chromosome 8, aGeoSer1.1, whole genome shotgun sequence genome, the window gaaGTAAGGGTCAATGAACAAGCTGTAGGTgataccttttatttatttaaataacttaatagttgTCTGCCTAGTCTTCAGGAGTTATCCTCCGTTTTGGTGTCAGTGTTGACTGTCCTGcaacataaaaatagctttactgggtcagaccaatggcccatcaagcccagtagcccggtctcacggtagccaatatacctggccaaaacccaaggagtagcaatattccatgctactgatccagggcattcTTTTCCACAttgcattttaattttattgGATTGTGAACTTCCCTGTGATATGTATAGAAAGGGCAGTATAGTAAGTTAAAATAAACCATATAGATGCAGGCCTTCAACTGGTTGCATTTGCCATTACATTTCCCAGCACACAAAGATGCCATCTTTGTGTGCAGGGAGACAACGTTTTACGAGTCCCATTTGAAAGTCTATAATCGGATTGCCTATACCATGAGGCAACAgaaatgtgaaacgctggccatcattGGTGTACCGATCGTCATCTGAGATAAGTCTGAGTTTATTTCATTTTGACCATACTGAATTTTCATTGCACCGCACAGAGCTTTTTATTTTTCCAAGGGGAGGTTTTTATGTCTATGAGATTTTTTGCCTGAGCACCTTAAGTCActtttgtggtggtgggagggttttcttctgaggctttttcctcccattTGGGTTTATTTCTGGCTCGTGCTGCAGCTTTGACCTTTTATGTTACATTACTTATATGAAAGTGCTATTTAATCCAactttccttaaaaccagctacgctatccgcttttaccacaacctccggcaacgcgacagagcttaactattctctgagtgaataaatatttcctccgattggttttaaaagcatttccctgcagtttcatcgagtgtcccctgacAGCACTGATGGTACGAAAATTCAGTCATCTGTGGGACCCTTTAAAATCAAATATTTCAGATGACATAATTTGAAACCAAGATCCCGTCTATTCTGTCGAGCCTGGACAtcttgggccagattctgtaaacagcagtCGCCTACAAAAGCCGCGTGTCAATCGTgcatggcaccatttatagaatcacggctaATGGCACCTACCAGAAAACATAGGTGTCTtcaatataggccagggttttactgaccTGCGTTGCAGATGCCTAAGTTCTGTAGTGACTCGTGCTTGACGGCGCCTAAGTTCTGCTCCATCCCTAACCACGACACCTTAGATGTACGGTGCCCTAAGGGTGTTCTACAGTAGATGCGATTGCAGCACCTACACTGTACAAGCCTCCcagtgcctacttttttttttaacaagtttttaattggttttaaatgacacggTCAATTACTAAGCTAATTAAAACAaattaggcagtggtagggcgcccaccgccacctaacttacggtgccacttatagaatatgGTCCCCTGTGTCCTTCCCACATGAAAGATGCTAATTTTTGTGTAATGGCCAGATTACGTGGTCTAACATTTGCTGAAATTCCCTGGAAACTCCTAAAGCTTGCTGCATTTCTCTTGTTTTGTGGACAGACTCTAAGAGTCTGGCGTTGCTTTACCAAACTTGGGGTCTTAAGCAGAATTCCTTTCCCCTAATTCCTTCTATTGTCCTACACCATTACAGGACTGAGTTGCAGAAGGTGCGGGATGCAGTGAGCCAGCAGGTGGCAGCAGTATTTCATGTCTACATGCAACAAGCAGAGGAACTGGGTGTCTTGGCTTCCCTGGAGCGTTCCGCTGTTTGCCCTTCAGTAGCCGATATGTTGGAATGGCTGCAAGATATTGAAAGACACTACAGAAATGAGTATCCTTCTGCCCTGAATAATTTTCCCTCGTTTTCAAATGGCACGAGGCTAGTGGAATTTAATGTTTCTGGTCACCAGCGCTGTATTGTATCAATACATATCTGGACTGTCAACTAAGTAAATACAGGCATAATCTTGCCCTGAGGAAGGGCCGtggcgagattccgggtgtgcacAAGAggcattcatgtaaaccgttatgagcttccctgggagaccggtatagaaaactaaataaataaagcaaatgTGTGGGCGAGTCGGCCAGTGCTGGCGATTCTCCTCCTCGCAGGttcctctcctgctctccgcaCCTCCCCACCAGTGTAATTTCAGGGTTAACAAGCTCAGGGACCCGTCTGGacggcctctgcgcatgcgtggacatgGATGTGATGATGTCGCACATGCGCGGAGACCCTCCAGCCGCGGCCTCGAGTTTAGCGTGCCATGGCTTGGAAAAGTTTGGGTATGGCGGAGAAACTACGGTGCAGGAGTTGAACATGGAGGAAAATATTGTCCTCCTTTTAATTCCCATGGCaccatttattttcctaaaattttttaaatacaggAAGAAGCTATGTGATGCTTTTCTTTGTTCATTTGAATCATGTTATTCTCTTGCAATCAGCTAGAGGTCTAAGTACATGAAATCTGAGTGCATGcctctattccctttcaattttagattagaggtctgcacgggaatggggatcgtgggaatcccgcgggtcccgtgggggtcccgcgggaatcccctcctaacccacgggactcccacggggatggaaggctttggaagcagggttcgtccctataatataatggacacgtcagccttagtaaaagagggggtttataagttaattacctgaacagaaaacaaaaaaagggttccaccaaagagattccacgagGAAAACagtagcgcaaacacaaaagaaactgtggaattgatgatcccgtcagaagtaattgctgctttttatggggatgggtggggacggagaggatcctaatggggatgggcggggacggagaggatcctgacggggatgggtggggacggagaggatggGGACGGGTagtgacggagaggatcctgatggggacagagaggatcctggcggggacggagaggatcctgatggggatgggtggggacggagaggatcctgacgggggcgggtggggacagagaggatcctggcggggatgggtgggatttctgtccctccGCAACTCTATTTTAGATGCATCATTTGTTTCCAGATACTGTAACAGGTTTACTAAAAAGTCAACCAACCAATGAAGCAACCCATTGATTTTATTAGCAGGCTAAAAATGTTTTTCTGCAGCATAGTTTCAAATGCAATGACTGAATACCTATCATTTTCAGATAAAACGATGATAAGATAAAAGGGTCATATTTCTGTCTTAGGATCTTCATATgctaaaatatgcaaattattcTAGTGCTTAcacatgcaaatctatctgataaattagCTATTGTGTTTCTCCTGAAAAATGGACCTGTCTATGGCACTTGAGGACCATATTTGAAAAACTATGACCACaggattttgttttatttttatgtgtgGTAACATGTGAGTGTCTccaggaaaaggtgactaaactCATTTGTTTAGTATTGCCTTAAAGCAGGTTGTGAGAATACACAGCTTACCTATCCTTTATTTTTACCTATATTTGACTGACTCTTTTGATTTGTTTAGTATATTGTATACCACTTAGACTTGTTCCCAAATTAGGCAGCACAAAAAAGCAGCCCAATAGGCCTTCAAGTTCTGAGCAATCAAACTTCCATTTATTGAAGGACCCGACCTGTCCCTGTTTCGGCGTATCTGACTGCATCGGGGGATCATTCAATGTATTCCTTACAAAGAACAATGGAAAGATAGCCAAACAGTTAACAGCTGTGTTATCACACAGGTGTAACTTCACTCCTGCTATATCTTGGATACTGATTGTTGAGCGAGTCAGTATTTGGGGGTTATCTGTTTGGCTATCTTTCCATTGTTCTTTGCATGGATTACATTGAATGACCCCTGACGCAGGTGGACACGCCAAAACACGGACTGGGTCAGGTCCTTCAATAAATGGAAATTTGACTGCTTGAAGGCCCTTTGGGCTGCTTTTTTGTGctttgactctctctctattttgACTACCCAAATTAGGCAGGACATCAAATTGATAATAAGCATACCCCAAAATGTTGAGAGTGGCTGATTTTTCATGTCATGGACCCATAAACAGTCTGCAAAAGTTACATCtttgaacttctgtaactttattattttttcaaataaaaggaTGGTGTTTTTACTATTGTATTACAAATAGAATTCATTAATATGtaattctgtttgtttgtttctggAGACCTTattcaccttttcccagagatgatGACAAACATTCTGCTAGGTCTCCTCTGTAATCCCTTTCAGCATCACAAAAATCTCATCTTTGATTCGCTCTTTGTTGTGGTGGGTCCTCAACCTGTTTAAAGCTATTTGAGGAGGAAGATCCTTCTCCAGGTGCGATACGACAACTTGCCAGAGATTCAAGGTTTGCCTGAGGTCTGGAACGCTGTATCGGAACAGAAACAGCAGGACCTGGTGCACGGTACTGTAGGTTTCCATCGTGGGAATGTCAAATAGTTCTTTTGAATGTTCTATGGACAAATAGAAAAGGGGATCAGTATGTTGAAATTTTCAATCCAGTGTGTTGTAGctgtaaagaaaaaagaaaaaagcaaatagaatattggtTTTGCAAAAATAACTGGAGAACAGCCCTGAGAATGTCAGTATGCCTCTGTGTTATTTATGTGACAGCACCTTGAGGATCTTATACAGATCTggatgtagtggaattagaaaaagtacagaggagagaaaaatggtaaaggggcgaGAACCAGGTTAGggttttcagcttggaaaaaaaaaatatgtgagAGGTTTAACCATTCAAGCAGTACTAAATCAAGAAAGTATTccagaaactaagggctccttttaggaagcggaatagtgcgtgctacattgagtggcattagttctagccgcgtagcgtgcggtgtagcacgcggtaatatcctgcgtgtgctaaaaacgctagcgcaccttagtaaaaggagccctaaggaccagtaaaataaaaacaaatcgcagaaagatttctctttttttttcttgttaccGGAGGATGTGGTCAAGGAAtacaggggggggagggacaaAAGAGGCAAAAGTGTCCATAACAAATTGTTATAAACTGACTTATATTACTTGCAGAACTATTTCATGTTCAAAGTCAAATCCcctaggtcagtgttcttcaaccaccggtccagagaaatttcctgccggtccacagggccagcacgtgcatcaggcccaaaacagtgttcttcaaccgccggtccatggtgcgatcgatgcagcgttatcttcaagccagctccctcttcctaactgattcagtgcacaaagccacgggcaatgGCTCCTACGGGcttcctgtgcctgaaccggaagccttctctctgacgttgcaacgtcggagggaaggcttccagatgaggcacgggacgtgcaaggtgcaattagtactattaagggggcggggtctggggtggagattgggtagagatgggcggggtctggcccacgacttagctctgtgttcttcaaccgcctgtccgcagaataattcttttatttctgccagtccataggtgtaaaaaggttgaaaaaacacTACCCTAGGTAATGGTTAGTATGAACACTAATGAATCCAATGATGAATTTTATTATCTAAAcagagggaaaaaagacctcaaagaacTCCAGGTGCCAAATCAATTGAAAGACACCATTTAGGGGTTTAAGGGTgctatcactggtcaaaaacctctGTTCAAATTTATATTTCTaaattttgattttctttttcttacttTTCACTATTCTTATTTTAAGTTTGTTTTCTTATCTTCGAAAAATTATTTCAGTGCTGGTTTTCTCTCACATTCAAGTAATAAACGGAGGATCAGCAACCACATTCCAAATGAAGCAACTATTTTCAGTACGTGgcaaacttcaaagaaatatcAAAACCCAGGCACTTGCTTGATTTGGAATGTGGTTGCTGATCCTCCGTTTATTACTTGAATGTGAGAGAAAACCAGCACTGAAGTAATTTTTCaaacataaagaaaataaaaaaaacaaatgtaaaataaaataagaatagtgaaaagtaagaaaaagaaaaaaaaattataaatttgaacagaggtttttgaccagtgatagtACTCTTAAACTCCTAAATGGTGTCTTTCATTTGATTTGGCACCTGCTGttcttttgaggtcttttttttcctctgtttagATAATAAAACTCATCACTGGATTTATTAGTGTTCATACTAACTGTTACATAACACATTGTTAACCAGGTATGATCCAGAAATGAGAAGTTTGATGTACTGTTTGGGAtcggccaggtacttgtgacctggattggcattACTTTGGGGgcggagagaacataagaatttgcctccgctgggtcagacctgtaagtgatcttttgtctaaccctTTGGTTCCTACCCCCTTCTTCCCCCTTATCTGTGCCCTTTTTCTCttgtgtcctcctttatctgtagccctcagttcccttatctttcaggaatttatctagtccctctttgaaaccccttaatgtagtctatcctattacatcttccggaagcgcattccaggtatccaccaccttctgagtgaagaagaattttctagcattggttctaaatctgtaaTGTAGTGTAGtgcattggttaaagctacagcctcagcaccctgaggttgtgggttcaaatccatgctattCCCTGTGATCCtgtacaagtcacttaatccctctgttgcctcagatacattagatagattgtaagcctgctgggacagacagggaaaaatgcttttgtatacctgaataaattcatgtaaacctttctgaggtccgctgggagaacggtatagaaaattgaataaataaataaatattggagagaagatgctggactcAGTGGACTTGTTTGGTCCAACTTAGCAAGGCTTATTCTAAGTTCGTAATGTGCTCTTGTCTTTGCCCCCGCAGTGAGTGAGGCTGTTATTAACCTGTCTGTCCTGCTGAGAGATTCTCTCCTGCCAAAGCTGTTGCATGCCAAGCCATTaaaggccagattcagtaaatggtactCAAAATTAGGGGCTGGGAGGAATCTGCACAAGGCGTGCTGGGCTGAGTTCTCTTTATAATATAGCATTTAGTCTGCTAAAACCTGGTGCACAACTCCTGTATTCTATAACACCATGCGCTGAAAGTTTTGGAATGTACCTGACCCGCTTGTGCTCATCCCGTGGCCACGTCCAGATCCATGCGTAAGTCCAAATTAGTGC encodes:
- the C8H1orf109 gene encoding uncharacterized protein C1orf109 homolog isoform X2, translated to MAQSQALLAIHQALKKCFRAVEEQQEVWSKTVPEFKPLLGSLSNLAEQLQACQKVAFEHTPLKAFPDLQQRLSYRLISTMEDVMQRVAEKMTELQKVRDAVSQQVAAVFHVYMQQAEELGVLASLERSAVCPSVADMLEWLQDIERHYRNDYLRRKILLQVRYDNLPEIQGLPEVWNAVSEQKQQDLVHGTIVC